The Actinomycetes bacterium genomic interval GGTAAAGGTATTAGCCAGGCAATAAGCATGGATAGAGGTTACTATAAAATATTAGGTTTAACCATTGCCCTGCTGGCAGCAGGAGCTGTTGTGGGTTATCTGTTCTTTTATTTTTTAAAAGAACCTTCTGTGTTTATTATTGATAAATTTAAAGTATTGCAGGGCTTCTTCGGTATCCGGGAATATGATCAGGACATGACTCTGGTTTATACACTGATTATTATTTTTTTTGGAAACCTTTTGTCTACTCTTGGCTACCTGGGTTTGGGTTACCTGAAAGCCAGCCTTCCCCTAGCTTTTATTACCGGATTCTTTATTATAATATTTCTGTTCTCTGGTACAATCCGGCATGCACAGAGCATTCCTGCAGATGTTATTTTGCTGGTTTCAGTAGAAACTGTTTACAGAATGCTTATGCTAAGTTATGGAGAGTACTGGGCAACCTATAAAAATAGAAATAAACCGCTGGCTTATGCTTTAATATCCATTACAGCGGTTTTATTTCTATTTGGAATTGGTTTCGAGGTTTACTCTATTTTTTACTTATAATATAACAGGCCACTAGTAATATTAGCGGCCTGTCTGAGTATTTATATTTCAGCCAACTTATCAAAAGTTGGTTTAAGGGTCGGGTACAGGCTCTTGTAAACCTCAAATAACCCTTCATAGATTTTTTTATTGGATTTGTCGGGAAGAAGTTCGGTTTCTGTTTTTATGACTTCAGTAGCCTGTTCAACAGTGTCCCAGATACCACATCCGGTTCCGGCAACCAGGGCTGCACCATAAGCACCGCCTTCCTTGCTTCCGCTAACTGTTTTTACCGGGAGCTGGAATATGTCTGCCAGCATCTGTCTCCACAGCTTGCTTGACGATCCTCCCCCGGATACCCTGATTTCTTTAGCTTTTAAATTGGTATCCATTTCTGTCATCAGTTCATAAATCTGCTTCTGGCTGAAAGTAACTCCTTCCATAACGCTCCTGGCAAAATCTTCATGGTTATGTCTAAGGGTAACTCCAATGAACACTCCTGAAGCATTAGGATCAGGGTAGGGACATCTTTCACCTATAAGGTAGGGCAGGAAAACCAATCCTTTACTACCAGGTTCAGATTCTTTTTCCACCGCTTCATCAATTATTTTGTAAACATCCTGATCTGTTTCTTGGGCAATTTTATTTTCAAATCTACACAACTTATTCTTAAACCACTGGAATGATCCTCCTGCAGCCAGGGTTACGCCCATAATATTCCACTTATTAGGAGCATTACTGCAGAACACCTGGAAATTACCGGTATGGTTAAAAGTATAATTATTAAGCCCCATGGAAGTGACCCCGGCTGTACCCAGGGTAATTCCCAGTATACCTTCAATTATCAGGCCGGTACCTGTAGTCTGGATAACCGCATCTCCTCCGCCACCGGCGACCGGTACTGATTTGGGGAGGCCGGTCTGTTCAGAGGCTTCTCCGGTTAAGTGTCCGGTAATTTCGGGAGATTCATAAGCCTGGGGGAGCAGCTCCAGCGGTATATCCAGTATCTCTAACAGTTCCTGGCTCCACTTTCTGTTCTTAACATCAAATAAGCCGGTTCCAGAAGCATCAGATACTTCGGTGGCAAATTCGCCGGTAAGCCTGAATCTGATATAATCTTTAGGATTTAAGAATATTACTGATTGTTTGTAGTGCTGGGGCTCTTCTTGCTTCAGCCATAAGATTTTCCCCCCGGTATATCCAGGCAGCATGCTATTGTTAGTGTATTTCAGCAGCTCCTTTTTGCCCCCTACTGCTTTATAGATATCCTGGCATTGCTTATGTGATCGTTGATCATTCCACAGGTAAGCGGGCCTTACTACCTGATGGCCTTTGTCCAGGGCTACCAGGCCATGCATTTGGCCGGATAAACCAATGCCCTTTACTGCCTGGGGGTTTACCCCGCTTTTTTCCATTATTATTCGTATGGTTTTTGCAGTAGCTTTCCACCAGTCATCCGGGTTTTGCTCTGCCCATCCCGGCTTGGGGGTATAAAGGGGATATTCTTCCATAGCCGAGGCAATAACCTTTCCGGTGCTGTCTATTAAAATAGACTTACAGCCTGAGGTCCCGATATCGGTACCGATAATATATTGTTCTTGCATTTTTCTCCCCTCGTTTAAAGGTATTTTACTCTTATATGTTTAATTAAAAGATATTCGTATAAGCCTTCAGGTCCATGTTCATGTCCGAAACCACTGTCTTTCCAGCCGCCGTAGGGAGCATAAAGAACTCCAGCGTCTACATTGTTTATGGCTACATTTCCGGAATCAATTTCTTTGGATAACTTATTGGCCAGGCTCAGGCTTTCCGTAAATACTATTGCTGCCAGCCCATAAACCGAATCATTTGCCAGCTTCACTGCTTCTTCAACAGATTTAAATGGCATTACACCAACTACCGGCCCGAAGGTTTCTTCCTGCATAACCAGCATGCCGTGGTTAACGTCACGCAATATGGTGGGTTCAAAATAGTAGCCTTTCTGATATTTTTCACCTTCAGGTTTATTACCGCCGCAGGCCAGCTTAGCTCCCTTGGATAAAGCATCTTCTATATGCTGTCTGGCCGTATCAATTCCGCCCAGCGTACACATGGGACCTAAGTTGATATCTTCTTTTAGGCCATCTCCTATACTCAACTTCCTGGTTTCTTCTACAAATTTCTCTAAAAATTGTTCATAGATACTTTCATCAACATATATTCGGTTAATTGCAATACAGATCTGGCCCATATTCCTAAACGATCTTCTTACTGCTCCTTTTACTGCCTGATCAAGATTGCAGTCCTTGCATATCACTGTAGGAAGGCTTCCGCCCAACTCCAGGGATACTTTTTTAAAAGTATCAATGCATCCTTTTAAAACCTGCCTGCCGGTACTGGTGGATCCGGTAAAGGCAACTTTTTTAACTATCTTGCTGTCGAATAGAACTGGTCCCACTTCTG includes:
- the xylB gene encoding xylulokinase, with the translated sequence MQEQYIIGTDIGTSGCKSILIDSTGKVIASAMEEYPLYTPKPGWAEQNPDDWWKATAKTIRIIMEKSGVNPQAVKGIGLSGQMHGLVALDKGHQVVRPAYLWNDQRSHKQCQDIYKAVGGKKELLKYTNNSMLPGYTGGKILWLKQEEPQHYKQSVIFLNPKDYIRFRLTGEFATEVSDASGTGLFDVKNRKWSQELLEILDIPLELLPQAYESPEITGHLTGEASEQTGLPKSVPVAGGGGDAVIQTTGTGLIIEGILGITLGTAGVTSMGLNNYTFNHTGNFQVFCSNAPNKWNIMGVTLAAGGSFQWFKNKLCRFENKIAQETDQDVYKIIDEAVEKESEPGSKGLVFLPYLIGERCPYPDPNASGVFIGVTLRHNHEDFARSVMEGVTFSQKQIYELMTEMDTNLKAKEIRVSGGGSSSKLWRQMLADIFQLPVKTVSGSKEGGAYGAALVAGTGCGIWDTVEQATEVIKTETELLPDKSNKKIYEGLFEVYKSLYPTLKPTFDKLAEI
- a CDS encoding NAD-dependent succinate-semialdehyde dehydrogenase, which produces MLKKQMLIGGEWVDSLDGDKIEVTNPATGEVFAQVPKAHKPDVEKAIEAANSAFKGWSSLSPFTRGRYLRKASKLVEERKEEIARLMTQEQGKPFKEALGEVEKGVNILSYYAEEGERVYGRIVPNEEQDMESRVIYQPIGVAAAISPWNYPIELLAWKVGGALASGCTIIAKLPSETPLSPLAFVKCVQDAGVPTGVINAITGSGSEVGPVLFDSKIVKKVAFTGSTSTGRQVLKGCIDTFKKVSLELGGSLPTVICKDCNLDQAVKGAVRRSFRNMGQICIAINRIYVDESIYEQFLEKFVEETRKLSIGDGLKEDINLGPMCTLGGIDTARQHIEDALSKGAKLACGGNKPEGEKYQKGYYFEPTILRDVNHGMLVMQEETFGPVVGVMPFKSVEEAVKLANDSVYGLAAIVFTESLSLANKLSKEIDSGNVAINNVDAGVLYAPYGGWKDSGFGHEHGPEGLYEYLLIKHIRVKYL